The Microbacterium sp. LWH7-1.2 genome window below encodes:
- a CDS encoding glycosyltransferase → MKILAIVTLVSPLGEYGGPTRVAINQLLALQERGHQVVLAGTQRGFDASVPTELEGVPAKLFPARTILPGSGFAGLGSPELWRAVHRHAREFDVIHVHAARDLVTLPSALIALARRVPIVVQTHGMIDETSHPLAIPLDLALTRPVLTRAKIVAYLTSRERASLEVVSRGGARLEELPNGVPLATQGTTTGPAGVLYLARLAARKHPVAFVEAAARLAPEFPEAAFALVGPDEGEGAPVLAAISSSGHADRIRWEGPVGMSGAAERMRRATVYVLPSVDEPYPMSVLEAMSVGLPVVVTDTCGLASFVRDHDAGLVTDDTVESLADALRILLADPGRAAAMGARGRNAVRSERSMAAIAQRLEAFYR, encoded by the coding sequence ATGAAGATCCTCGCAATCGTCACGCTCGTCAGCCCGCTGGGCGAGTACGGCGGACCGACCCGTGTCGCGATCAATCAGCTGCTCGCGCTTCAGGAGCGGGGGCATCAGGTCGTGCTCGCGGGGACGCAGCGAGGCTTCGATGCAAGCGTCCCCACGGAGCTCGAAGGCGTGCCGGCCAAGCTCTTCCCGGCCCGCACGATCCTGCCCGGAAGCGGATTCGCGGGGCTCGGCTCGCCAGAGCTGTGGAGGGCGGTCCACCGCCACGCGCGGGAGTTCGATGTGATCCATGTGCATGCCGCGCGCGACCTCGTGACGCTCCCATCGGCGCTCATCGCGCTCGCACGCAGGGTCCCGATCGTGGTGCAGACGCACGGCATGATCGACGAGACGAGCCATCCTCTCGCCATCCCCCTCGATCTCGCGCTGACACGCCCCGTCCTCACGCGCGCCAAGATCGTCGCGTATCTGACGTCCCGTGAGCGGGCATCGCTGGAGGTCGTCTCCCGTGGCGGGGCGAGACTGGAGGAGCTTCCCAACGGGGTTCCGCTCGCGACTCAGGGCACCACCACCGGCCCCGCCGGCGTGCTGTATCTGGCTCGCCTCGCCGCCCGCAAGCACCCGGTCGCGTTCGTCGAGGCGGCTGCGCGCCTCGCGCCGGAGTTCCCCGAAGCCGCCTTCGCGCTCGTCGGACCCGACGAAGGCGAAGGCGCGCCCGTCCTCGCGGCGATCTCCTCTTCTGGACACGCCGATCGCATCCGCTGGGAGGGTCCCGTCGGCATGAGCGGGGCGGCGGAACGGATGCGGAGGGCCACGGTATACGTACTGCCCAGTGTGGACGAGCCCTACCCGATGTCGGTGCTCGAGGCGATGTCGGTCGGGCTGCCCGTCGTCGTCACCGACACCTGCGGCCTCGCGTCGTTCGTGCGGGACCATGACGCGGGCCTCGTGACGGACGACACGGTCGAGAGCCTCGCGGACGCCCTCCGCATCCTGCTCGCCGACCCCGGCCGAGCCGCCGCGATGGGCGCTCGGGGGAGGAATGCCGTGCGATCGGAGCGCAGCATGGCCGCCATCGCCCAGCGCCTCGAGGCTTTCTACCGCTAG
- a CDS encoding glycosyltransferase family 4 protein, with the protein MPASDHLRVVWVSGAFGFEGDLAYFREVLGQFAARFPGAAVLVREEYPVERYPELPLAPDLRFWVRRRDRRVGEFTYTGNLRVPTPGTAWRMLRRPTDVVVIVEFTPTALVSATVAHLRRRRVVQLIESDPSFRGGRDGRLATTVKRAFARRSHVVLVSNDRTAQYARERLGIPAERLRVGPYLTSQPGEASTGSDDGGPVRFLFLNSLQRRKGLHLLLAALALLPEHARDWTLDVVGDGPERAALQQQVAELGLAERVRFHGRRSHDEVAADYARAQVVVCPTQGDYRSLAGFEAVNARRPVVLSTRDGAAEEIVRSGAAAVAVDPVETRALAAVLASFLRDDAHLATQLKIASAPPDRFGVEAVGANLEAAIRAAAK; encoded by the coding sequence GTGCCAGCGTCCGATCACCTGCGAGTGGTGTGGGTGAGCGGCGCGTTCGGGTTCGAAGGCGATCTCGCGTACTTCCGTGAGGTCCTCGGGCAGTTCGCCGCGAGGTTTCCGGGCGCCGCCGTTCTCGTGAGGGAGGAATATCCCGTCGAGCGGTACCCTGAGCTTCCGCTCGCCCCCGACCTGCGCTTCTGGGTGCGTCGACGGGACCGTCGGGTGGGAGAGTTCACGTACACCGGAAACCTCCGGGTCCCGACGCCCGGGACGGCGTGGCGGATGCTGCGGCGTCCGACGGATGTCGTCGTCATCGTCGAGTTCACCCCCACGGCGCTGGTATCGGCGACCGTGGCGCACCTCCGACGACGCCGAGTCGTTCAGCTGATCGAATCCGACCCGTCGTTCCGCGGTGGACGTGACGGCCGACTCGCGACGACGGTCAAGAGGGCGTTTGCGCGTCGGTCCCACGTCGTTCTGGTGAGCAACGATCGGACGGCACAGTACGCGCGGGAGCGGCTCGGCATCCCTGCAGAGCGGCTGCGCGTCGGGCCATACCTGACATCTCAGCCGGGGGAGGCGTCAACTGGTTCGGACGACGGCGGCCCCGTGCGCTTTCTGTTCCTCAACAGCCTTCAGCGCCGGAAAGGGCTCCACCTCCTCCTCGCCGCCCTGGCCCTCCTCCCCGAGCACGCACGCGACTGGACGCTGGATGTCGTCGGCGACGGGCCGGAGCGCGCGGCGCTTCAGCAGCAGGTCGCCGAGCTCGGGCTCGCCGAGCGGGTCCGGTTCCACGGCCGGAGGTCGCATGACGAGGTGGCCGCCGATTACGCGCGCGCGCAAGTCGTGGTCTGCCCGACGCAAGGGGATTACCGCTCGCTCGCGGGCTTCGAGGCGGTGAACGCCCGGCGTCCCGTCGTGCTGTCCACGCGCGATGGTGCAGCCGAGGAGATCGTCCGTTCGGGCGCTGCCGCCGTCGCCGTCGACCCTGTCGAGACCCGGGCGCTGGCGGCGGTTCTCGCGAGCTTCCTCCGCGACGATGCGCATCTCGCAACGCAACTGAAGATCGCGTCCGCACCGCCGGACCGGTTCGGCGTCGAGGCCGTCGGCGCCAACCTGGAGGCCGCGATCCGAGCGGCGGCGAAATGA
- a CDS encoding CDP-alcohol phosphatidyltransferase family protein, protein MGSLSSSQKSRAGVSLYSRYINRPVGRVFAAAAASAGVSPNGVTAVSALCTALGLVVLVLSPAGWVTGLAVAILLALGFALDSADGQVARLTGRGSLAGEWLDHVVDAGKMVAVHAAVLIAAAAQGLLAGAWLLLPLAYMLVAVVLFSGMTIFELLRRTRPHQADPPRSPSTIRALGLLPADYGILALAFLLWGSSQIFFAVYAALGALTALITIALLIKWFRVLQRTG, encoded by the coding sequence ATGGGTTCCTTGTCGAGCTCGCAGAAGAGCCGAGCGGGCGTCTCGCTGTATTCGCGGTACATCAACCGTCCCGTCGGTCGCGTCTTCGCGGCGGCAGCGGCCTCCGCCGGGGTATCGCCGAACGGCGTGACGGCCGTCTCTGCGCTCTGCACCGCACTGGGTCTGGTCGTGCTCGTCCTCAGCCCCGCCGGCTGGGTCACCGGTCTGGCTGTCGCGATCCTCCTGGCGCTCGGGTTCGCCCTGGACTCCGCGGACGGTCAGGTCGCACGATTGACCGGACGCGGCAGTCTCGCGGGAGAGTGGCTCGACCACGTCGTGGATGCGGGCAAGATGGTCGCGGTCCACGCCGCGGTTTTGATCGCGGCGGCGGCTCAGGGGCTCCTGGCCGGGGCGTGGCTGCTGCTTCCTCTCGCCTACATGCTCGTCGCGGTCGTGCTGTTCTCGGGAATGACGATCTTCGAACTGCTCCGCCGCACACGGCCGCATCAGGCCGATCCACCCCGGTCTCCCTCGACGATCCGCGCGCTCGGACTCCTGCCGGCGGACTATGGCATCCTCGCTCTCGCCTTCCTTCTGTGGGGCTCATCGCAGATCTTCTTCGCCGTCTACGCCGCGCTGGGCGCCTTGACCGCCCTCATCACGATCGCGCTGCTCATCAAATGGTTCCGGGTCCTGCAACGGACCGGCTGA
- a CDS encoding DapH/DapD/GlmU-related protein, which translates to MGGRRSLAGFTGAGYDKGRGIAWQAAWQLASSLLVMPWFVPAKLRVKVLRAFGARIGDGVNFRSGVRVHWPWKLTIGDHAWIGERAWILNLEPVMIGSDVCISQGVFLCTGSHDRHSPTFEFDNGPITIEDGAWVAARATVLRGVTVGRDAVVGATALVTSDVAPGAVVLAPRASVRGAVESTG; encoded by the coding sequence ATGGGCGGACGACGCAGTCTCGCCGGCTTCACGGGCGCCGGCTATGACAAGGGACGCGGCATCGCCTGGCAGGCGGCGTGGCAGCTGGCCTCCAGCCTCCTCGTCATGCCCTGGTTCGTGCCTGCCAAGCTCCGCGTCAAGGTTCTCCGAGCGTTCGGAGCGAGGATCGGCGACGGAGTGAACTTCCGTTCCGGCGTCCGCGTCCACTGGCCCTGGAAGCTCACGATCGGCGACCATGCGTGGATCGGCGAACGCGCGTGGATCCTCAATCTCGAACCGGTGATGATCGGCAGCGACGTCTGCATCTCACAGGGAGTGTTCCTCTGCACCGGCAGCCACGACCGGCACTCCCCCACCTTCGAGTTCGACAACGGCCCGATCACCATCGAGGACGGCGCCTGGGTCGCGGCGCGCGCGACCGTCCTGCGTGGCGTGACCGTGGGCAGGGATGCCGTCGTAGGGGCGACGGCACTGGTCACGTCGGACGTCGCGCCCGGAGCCGTCGTCCTGGCACCGCGGGCGTCCGTTCGCGGTGCCGTGGAATCGACCGGATGA